In a single window of the Tribolium castaneum strain GA2 chromosome 8, icTriCast1.1, whole genome shotgun sequence genome:
- the LOC660828 gene encoding inter-alpha-trypsin inhibitor heavy chain H4 — MESSGVVSPQIYSMHIETTINNRFAKTLITSKVKNTDNKAKEAIFSVILPENAFISEFEMEIDGKVYKAYVKEKAEAKAIYNQAVSRGFSAGYVELDVRDSKKFTVSVNIEPSSETIFRLTYEELLQRQNGQYELIINVHPGQIVDDLCVEVKIDETRPLAFVKTPSLRTGNEISDDKPELDPCAKTEMINANSAKVRFNPDKEQQKKYAELLGSKDQGLAGQFVVQYDVERDPKGGEVLLRDGYFVHFFAPSGLQTFPKHVVFVLDHSGSMEGRKYEQLMQAMDKILSDLNPDDLFHIVRFSENVSVWNFEKNKFDQVSFLQKPEYRNLDSFLAEFNLGDAAQVTEGNIKKAKKIKDHDVDMGCTNIIGGLVVGLYLVRRTLQKFYEKNVETKHQPMIIFLTDGLPNEGISNPDKITKIVTKINQGTNRAAIFSLSFGEDADKNFLKKLSAQNLGFSRHIYEAADAALQLQNFYRTVSSPLLRDVRFKYVDKVSEVTRIDFPIFFLGSEFVIAGRCGDTRPLRHVEAFCTNGCIEFETDETESDVSLERLWAYLTVKQLLDEAETSENRTELTKKALNLALRYSFVTSVTSLVVVKPQQNDVLDYENEALELPDCCGEMLEACALLERHECRMQRLKTSPFHRLYRHCRASVFVAPKLPNLTSEIRKVFTDLKYKDKITHLKNWVNTTQPHLPQINDTQARLFLQCCDFNEEVAKNLVDSYFTIRTLCPEFFTGRDVSDPSFRSKLGVVFFTFVAEKTQGYICVKLRDIDSNVFDFTELIKCFDVVCSLQLSKGEIVYDYCVVLDMIGLSSKHLDKVEPAVLKKFLFYLQEAFPLNIKEIHCYVRPLDDDDDDIVANLLALIKPFVKEEIMSKIRFYNNVGDLLNSVPKKCVSAANGGTLDVEKLHLKLRREIFKKIAFFKEEEKQVVDETKRVGPPKITNNCFM, encoded by the exons ATGGAATCCTCAGGTGTT gTGTCTCCTCAAATCTATTCAATGCACATTGAAACGACAATAAATAACCGTTTTGCCAAAACTCTAATTAcaagtaaagtaaaaaatacagacaATAAAGCTAAGGAGGCCATATTTTCGGTCATTTTGCCGGAAAATGCTTTCATCTCTGAATTTGAAATGGAAATTGATGGAAAAGTATACAAGGCGTATGTGAAAGAGAAAGCTGAGGCTAAAGCAATATATAATCAG gcCGTTTCAAGGGGATTTAGTGCGGGTTATGTCGAACTGGACGTTCGCGATTCGAAAAAATTCACCGTTTCGGTGAATATTGAACCGTCGAGTGAAACCATCTTCAGACTCACGTATGAGGAGCTTTTGCAACGCCAGAATGGCCAATACGAACTTATTATTAACGTACATCCGGGACAAATCGTTGATGATCTCTGTGTGgaa gTAAAAATTGACGAAACGCGCCCTTTGGCCTTTGTCAAAACTCCTTCGTTACGTACAGGGAATGAGATAAGTGACGATAAGCCCGAATTGGATCCTTGTGCCAAAACAGAAATGATTAACGCGAATTCGGCCAAAGTTAGATTCAATCCGGACAAAGAGCAGCAGAAAAAATATGCAGAGCTGCTCGGGAGTAAAGATCAGGGGCTTGCGGGCCAGTTTGTTGTGCAGTATGACGTAGAAAGGGACCCAAAAGGGGGCGAA gttttgttacgtgaCGGTTATTTCGTCCATTTTTTCGCCCCAAGTGGACTACAAACGTTCCCAAAACATgtagtttttgttttggatCACAGCGGAAGTATGGAAGGACGCAAATACGAACAATTAATGCAAGCAatggataaaattttgtccGATTTAAACCCCGATGATTTGTTTCATATTGTGCGATTTTCCGAAAATGTTTCAGTCtggaattttgagaaaaataagtttgatcaAGTCAGTTTCTTGCAAAAACCTGAATATAGAAACCTTGATTCGTTTCTAGCG GAGTTTAATTTAGGAGATGCTGCTCAAGTAACTGAAGGCAATattaaaaaagctaaaaaaatcaagGACCATGATGTGGACATGGGGTGCACTAATATTATCGGGGGATTGGTAGTCGGTCTGTATTTAGTGCGACgtactttacaaaaattttacgaaaaaaatgttgaaactAAACACCAACCAATGATTATTTTTCTCACCGATGGTTTACCAAATGAGGGTATAAGTAATCCGgacaaaattaccaaaattgtGACTAAAATCAATCAAGGGACAAACAGAGCTGCAATTTTCTCCCTGTCTTTCGGTGAAGACGCCGAtaaaaatttcttgaaaaaattgtcgGCCCAAAATTTGGGCTTTTCGAGGCATATTTACGAAGCAGCTGATGCCGCCCTCCAATTGCAAAATTTCTACCGCACTGTTTCCTCCCCTCTGCTGCGAGACGTCCGATTTAAATACGTCGACAAAGTCTCAGAAGTGACCCGAATTGATTTCCCGATTTTTTTCCTTGGTTCGGAATTTGTGATAGCCGGACGATGCG GAGACACACGACCTTTGAGACACGTTGAAGCTTTTTGTACCAACGGTTGTATCGAATTTGAAACAGACGAGACCGAAAGTGACGTGTCTCTAGAGCGACTTTGGGCCTATTTAACCGTCAAACAATTGCTAGACGAGGCAGAAACGTCCGAAAATCGCACTGAATTGACCAAAAAGGCACTCAATTTGGCCCTGAGATATTCTTTCGTGACTTCAGTCACATCTTTGGTTGTTGTAAAACCTCAACAAAATGATGTACTTGATTATGAGAATGAAGCTTTAGAATTGCCAGATTGTTGTGGAGAGATGTTAGAAGCGTGTGCTTTGCTTGAACGACACGAGTGTCGAATGCAAAGGCTTAAAACTTCACCTTTTCATCGATTATATCGTCACTGTA gGGCTAGCGTTTTTGTTGCGCCTAAATTACCTAACTTGA CTTCTGAAATACGCAAAGTCTTTACCGACTTGAAATACAAGGACAAGAtaacacatttaaaaaattgggtgAACACCACACAACCTCATTTGCCCCAAATAAATG ACACGCAAGCACGTTTGTTTTTACAATGTTGTGACTTCAATGAAGAGGTGGCAAAAAATTTGGTCGATTCATATTTTACGATTCGGACTTTGTGTCCTGAATTTTTTACTGGGAGAGATGTTTCGGACCCATCTTTTCGTAGTAAGCTGGGTGTTGT attttttacttttgtggCTGAGAAAACACAAGGTTACATTTGTGTAAAACTGCGGGATATTGACTCAAATGTTTTCGATTTTACCGAActtataaaatgttttgatGTGGTGTGCTCTCTACAACTCAGTAAAGGAGAAATAGTTTACGACTATTGTGTAGTTTTGGACATGATAGGCCTCTCGTCGAAACATTTGGACAAAGTGGAGCCggcagttttgaaaaaattcttattttatttacaagaaGCGTTCCCGCTTAATATAAAAGAGATACACTGTTATGTTCGGCCTCTtgacgacgacgacgacgacaTTGTAGCCAATCTACTTGCATTAATAAAACCATTCGTAAAAGAAGAAATTATGTCcaag ATTCGTTTCTATAATAACGTTGGcgatttattaaattctgtaCCAAAAAAGTGTGTTTCTGCAGCAAATGGGGGCACCTTGGACGTTGAGAAGTTGCACT taaaattgcgAAGAGAGATCTTTAAAaagattgcatttttcaaagaAGAGGAAAAACAAGTAGTCGATGAAACAAAACGAGTCGGGCcaccaaaaattacaaataactgttttatgTAA
- the LOC103312278 gene encoding inter-alpha-trypsin inhibitor heavy chain H4-like, whose amino-acid sequence MESSNFVLLEICSMHIETTISNRFAKTLITSKVKNTDNQAKEAIFSVILPENVFISEFQIEIDGKIYNAYVKEKDEAKTTCTEAISRGFCAADVELNARGLKKFTVSVNIEPSSEIIFRLTYEELLQRQNGQYELIINVHPGQIVDDLCVEVKIDETRPLTFVKTPSLCTGNEISDDKPELDPCAKTEMINANSAKVKFNPDKEQQKKYAELLGSKDQGLAGQFVVQYDVERDPKGGEVLLRDGYFVHFFAPSGLQTFPKHVVLVLDHSASMRGRKHEQLMQAMDKILSDLNPDDLFHVVCFSEDVSVWNLEKKQFDLIDFMEKFDYENLDSCLTELNLGNAVQFTEDNIKKAKGIKNDDMHMGCTNIIGGLVVGLFLVRRTLKKNYEQNVETKHQPMIILLTDGLPNVGLSDPVEITKIVTKINQGTNRAAIFSLSFGEDADKNFLKKLSAQNLGFSRHIYEAADAALQLQNFYRTVFSPLLRDVRFKYVDKVSEVTRIDFPIFFLGSEFVIAGRCGDTRPLRHVEAFCTNGCIEFETDETESDVSLERPWAYLTVKQLLDEAETSENGTELTKKALDLALKYSFVTSVTSLVVVKPQENDLVVDPNEALESFGRLLLYSRRDYGQVPACMFKTHECRGIRFRDRLKFSPFYRLYSHCKSHVFVAPKLPNLTSEIRKVRTGLKYKEQITQFKTWVNTTQPHLPQINDTQAHFFLQCCDYDEEIAKNLVDSYFTIRTLCPEFFTGRDVSDLYFWKMLGVVFVTFVDEKGQGYICVKLRDIDSHVFDFIALVKCFDMVCSLQFSQGEIFNEYCVVLDLIGLTTKHFEKIESSVLKKFVYYLQEAFPLKIREIHCYVRSCYDDDIVINIVALIKPFVKKEIMSKIYFYTNLDDFLNCVPKKCVFVGNGGTMGVEKLDLKMRKEIFKKAAFFNEEEKQVVDETKRVGPTKFTNDYFF is encoded by the exons ATGGAATCCTCAAATTTT gtGCTTCTTGAAATCTGTTCAATGCATATTGAAACGACAATAAGTAACCGTTTTGCCAAAACTTTAATTAcaagtaaagtaaaaaatacagacaATCAAGCTAAGGAGGCCATATTTTCGGTTATTTTGCCCGAAAATGTCTTCATTTCAGAATTTCAAATAGAAATTGATGGAAAAATATATAATGCGTATGTGAAAGAGAAAGATGAGGCTAAAACAACATGTACTGAG gcGATTTCAAGAGGGTTTTGTGCAGCTGATGTCGAACTAAACGCTCgcggtttaaaaaaattcaccgTTTCGGTGAATATTGAACCGTCGAGTGAAATCATCTTCAGACTCACGTACGAGGAGCTTTTGCAACGCCAGAATGGCCAATACGAACTTATTATTAACGTACATCCGGGACAAATCGTTGATGATCTCTGTGTGgaa gTAAAAATTGACGAAACGCGCCCTTTGACCTTTGTCAAAACTCCTTCGTTATGTACAGGGAATGAGATAAGTGACGATAAGCCCGAATTGGATCCTTGTGCCAAAACAGAAATGATTAATGCGAATTCGGCCAAAGTTAAATTCAATCCGGACAAAGAGCAGCAGAAAAAATATGCAGAGCTGCTCGGGAGTAAAGATCAGGGGCTTGCGGGACAGTTTGTTGTGCAGTATGACGTAGAAAGGGACCCAAAAGGGGGCGAA gttttgttacgtgaCGGTTATTTCGTTCATTTTTTCGCCCCAAGTGGGCTACAAACGTTCCCAAAACATGTAGTTCTTGTTTTGGATCACAGCGCAAGTATGAGGGGCCGCAAACACGAACAGTTAATGCAAGCAatggataaaattttgtccGATTTAAACCCCGATGATTTGTTTCATGTTGTGTGTTTTTCCGAAGATGTTTCAGTCtggaatttggaaaaaaaacagtttgatCTAATTGATTTTATGGAAAAGTTTGACTATGAAAATCTTGATTCGTGTCTAACG gAGTTAAATTTAGGAAATGCTGTTCAATTCACTGAAGACAATATCAAAAAAGCTAaaggaattaaaaatgatGACATGCACATGGGGTGTACTAATATTATCGGGGGATTGGTAGTTGGTCTGTTTTTAGTTCGAcgaactttaaaaaaaaattacgaacaaAATGTTGAAACTAAACACCAACCAATGATTATTTTACTCACTGATGGTTTACCAAATGTTGGTTTAAGTGACCCGGTCgaaattaccaaaattgtGACTAAAATCAATCAAGGGACAAACAGGGCTGCAATTTTCTCCCTGTCTTTCGGTGAAGACGCCGAtaaaaatttcttgaaaaaattgtcgGCCCAAAATTTGGGCTTTTCGAGGCATATTTACGAAGCAGCTGATGCCGCCCTccaattacaaaatttctaCCGCACTGTTTTCTCCCCTTTGCTGCGAGACGTCCGATTTAAATACGTCGACAAAGTCTCAGAAGTGACCCGAATTGATTTCCCGATTTTTTTCCTTGGTTCAGAATTTGTGATAGCCGGAAGATGCG GAGACACACGACCTTTGAGACACGTTGAAGCTTTTTGTACCAACGGTTGTATCGAATTTGAAACAGACGAGACCGAAAGTGACGTGTCTCTAGAGCGACCTTGGGCCTATTTAACCGTCAAACAATTGCTAGACGAGGCAGAAACGTCCGAAAATGGCACTGAATTGACCAAAAAAGCGCTCGATTTGGCCTTGAAATATTCTTTCGTGACTTCGGTCACTTCTTTGGTGGTTGTAAAACCGCAAGAAAATGATTTAGTCGTTGATCCGAATGAAGCTTTGGAAAGCTTTGGTCGTTTATTATTGTATTCAAGAAGAGACTATGGACAAGTACCGGCTTGTATGTTTAAAACACACGAGTGTCGCGGTATAAGATTTAGGGATAGGCTTAAATTTTCACCTTTCTATCGTTTATATAGTCACTGCA agTCTCATGTTTTCGTTGCGCCTAAATTACCTAATTTGA CTTCTGAAATACGCAAAGTCCGTACCGGTTTGAAATACAAGGAACAAATCACGCAGTTTAAAACTTGGGTGAACACCACACAGCCACATTTGCCCCAAATTAACG ATACGCAAGCACATTTCTTTCTGCAATGTTGTGACTATGACgaagaaattgcaaaaaatttggttGATTCATATTTTACGATTCGGACTTTGTGTCCTGAATTCTTTACTGGGAGGGATGTTTcggatttatatttttggaaaatgctGGGCGTTGT ATTTGTTACTTTTGTAGATGAGAAGGGACAAGGTTACATTTGTGTAAAACTGCGGGATATTGACTCAcatgtttttgattttatcgCACTTGTAAAGTGTTTTGATATGGTGTGCTCTCTGCAGTTCAGTCAAGGAGAAATATTTAACGAGTATTGTGTAGTTTTGGACTTGATAGGCCTCACTAcgaaacattttgaaaaaatagagtcgtcagttttgaaaaaattcgtataTTATTTACAAGAAGCGTTCCCACTTAAAATAAGAGAGATACATTGCTATGTTCGGTCTTGTTATGACGACGACATAGTAATCAACATAGTCGCATTAATAAAGCCATtcgtaaaaaaagaaattatgtccaag atttatttttataccaaccttgacgattttttaaattgtgtaccaaaaaagtgtgtttttgtGGGAAATGGGGGCACAATGGGCGTTGAAAAGTTGGACT taaaaatgcgaaaagagatttttaaaaaggctgcattttttaatgaagagGAAAAGCAAGTTGTTGATGAAACGAAGCGAGTCGGGccaacaaaatttacaaatgactattttttctaa
- the Proc gene encoding uncharacterized protein Proc, whose translation MFDRKLVFALVFVVFATLAVEGRYLPTRSNGDRIEKLRELLKDLFENEVEKEEYQADAPPRWHPESKLFYKREAPAH comes from the exons ATGTTCGATAGAAAGTTAGTTTTTGCTCTCGTTTTCGTCGTTTTTGCCACTTTAGCGGTCGAAGGCAGGTATCTACCAACGAGGTCCAACGGGGACAGGATCGAAAAACTCCGCGAGTTGCTCAAAGac TTGTTCGAAAATGAGGTCGAGAAAGAAGAGTACCAGGCCGACGCGCCCCCGCGGTGGCACCCCGAAAGCAAGCTCTTCTACAAACGCGAGGCCCCCGCACACTAG
- the l(3)neo43 gene encoding cytochrome c oxidase assembly protein COX16 homolog, mitochondrial, which translates to MLHNVGAKINEFLNKRSVKYGLPFLLVVLGGSFGLREFAQLRYQFSRVSSVKPEEMKKLGIEMKKPGEVTLESEYEKIKKIDIDNWEQVRGPRPWEEQTTQ; encoded by the coding sequence atgttGCATAACGTGGGGGCGAAAATAAACGAGTTTTTGAATAAACGTTCGGTGAAATATGGTTTGCCGTTTCTTCTTGTGGTTTTGGGGGGTTCGTTCGGGCTCCGTGAATTTGCACAGTTGAGGTATCAGTTTTCACGAGTCTCCAGTGTTAAGCCCGAAGAAATGAAGAAATTGGGGATTGAAATGAAGAAACCGGGCGAAGTCACGCTCGAGTCGGAGTACGAGAAGATCAAGAAGATTGATATCGATAATTGGGAGCAGGTCAGGGGGCCCCGGCCGTGGGAGGAGCAGACAACGCAATAA
- the g gene encoding AP-3 complex subunit delta, translating into MALKKVKGNIERMFDKNLTDLVRGIRNNKENEAKYISQCMEDIKQELRQDNLSVKSNAIAKLTYLQMLGYDISWAGFNIIEVMSSSKFTLKRIGYLAASQSFHCDSELLMLTTNMIRKELNSQNQYESGLALTSLSCYISTDLARDLSNDILTLLSSTKPYIRKKAVLMMYKVFLKYPEALRPAFPKLKEKLEDPDPGVQSAAVNVVCELARKNPKNYLSLAPVFFKLMTTSTNNWMLIKIIKLFGALTPLEPRLGQKLIEPLTNLIHSTSAMSLLYECINTVIAVLITISSGMPNHAASIQLCVQKLRILIEDSDQNLKYLGLLAMSKILKTHPKSVQAHKDLILQCLEDKDESIRLRALDLLYGMVSKKNLMEIVKKLMVHMDKAEGTIYRDELLNKIILICSQNNYQFVTNFEWYVTVLVELAQMEFGSKQGHVIGAQLMDVCIRVQAIRPFAVSEMAQLLDVYSSTSQFTIMQEVLYAAAWLCGEFASELKEPEKTLRAMLKYKSLPQHIEAVFIHNIIKLFAHVMRGYEEEGQYGEILGLCDEICVKLGESLKSGELEVQERSSTSLIIVQIVKEEIEKVMGGTGEGENSVSGDLLALFTGELNPVAPKAQKKVPIPEGLDLDAWINEPPEDSDSSSDHEVFDNLFIKTEKSDYGNSVRYQPEPTEEEIRKSREARKYEQQNNPHYLKTSDVDKNANDSNIDNIPVAEIDLNIPLKVVGQKRSDKYLNMNASRKKTKKKNKKKKHKNESSSDEENANEGPVVEVKRDLELPEGATLSDSDSSHGHVDDPHRALNIDLELPPVYETPVKAVEAKEEEKKVKKSKKNKGEKEEKEKKKKHHDKGAKKAKKEKKEKEGKSKKKKPTSGYEEALGISTPSKEFQ; encoded by the exons ATGGCCTTAAAGAAGGTTAAAGGGAACATTGAACGCATGTTCGACAAGAATTTGACCGATTTGGTCCGCGGGATCCGCAATAATAAGGAGAATGAG GCGAAGTACATCTCGCAATGCATGGAGGATATCAAGCAGGAGCTGCGACAGGATAATCTCTCAGTTAAGAGTAACGCAATCGCGAAATTGACTTAT TTGCAAATGCTGGGGTACGATATTTCGTGGGCCGGCTTTAACATAATCGAAGTGATGAGTTCGAGTAAATTTACGCTGAAACGGATCGGTTATCTCGCGGCTAGTCAATCGTTTCATTGTGATTCAGAG TTGCTCATGTTGACCACTAATATGATTAGGAAGGAGTTAAACTCGCAAAATCAGTACGAATCGGGGCTGGCCTTGACGTCCCTCAGCTGTTACATCAGCACTGACTTGGCCAGAGACCTTTCAAACGATATTTTAACTCTT TTAAGTTCCACTAAACCCTACATTCGGAAAAAAGCCGTTCTAATGATGTATAAAGTGTTCCTCAAATATCCCGAAGCCCTACGTCCTGCCTTTCCTAAACTAAAAGAAAAGTTAGAGGACCCCGATCCGGGGGTTCAGTCGGCTGCAGTCAATGTTGTGTGTGAACTGGCACGAAAAAACCCCAAAAATTATCTAAGTCTGGCcccagtttttttcaaattaatgacCACAAGCACCAATAATTGGAtgctaattaaaataatcaaactg ttcGGTGCTTTAACGCCTCTTGAACCTAGGCTAGGTCAAAAGTTGATTGAGCCTTTGACTAATCTCATACACAG CACTTCGGCAATGAGTCTCTTATATGAGTGTATAAATACGGTTATAGCAGTTTTGATAACAATATCGTCAGGAATGCCCAATCACGCCGCTAGCATACAACTCTGTGTCCAAAAACTGCGGATTTTGATTGAAGATTCCGACCAGAATT TGAAATATTTGGGCCTTTTGGCGATGTCAAAAATCCTCAAAACGCACCCAAAAAGCGTCCAAGCCCACAAAGACCTAATATTGCAATGTCTAGAGGACAAAGACGAGTCCATCCGACTCCGCGCCTTAGACTTGCTATACGGCATGGTctcgaaaaaaaatctaatggAAATCGTCAAAAAACTAATGGTCCATATGGACAAAGCCGAAGGCACCATCTACCGAGACgaacttttaaacaaaataattctaatttgCTCGCAAAACAACTACCAATTCGTCACGAATTTCGAATGGTATGTTACTGTTTTGGTCGAGTTGGCGCAGATGGAGTTCGGGTCGAAGCAAGGGCACGTGATTGGGGCGCAATTAATGGACGTTTGTATCCGAGTTCAAGCGATTCGTCCGTTCGCCGTCTCCGAAATGGCGCAACTTTTGGACGTTTACTCGTCAACTTCGCAATTTACGATAATGCAAGAGGTGTTGTATGCGGCGGCTTGGCTGTGTGGGGAGTTTGCCTCCGAGTTGAAAGAGCCAGAGAAGACGCTTCGAGCAATGTTGAAGTATAAAAGTTTGCCTCAGCACATTGAGGCTGTTTTTATACACAATATAATCAAGTTGTTTGCTCATGTAATGCGAGGGTATGAGGAGGAGGGGCAATATGGGGAGATTTTGGGGCTGTGTGATGAGATTTGTGTAAAGTTGGGGGAGAGTTTGAAGTCAGGGGAGTTGGAGGTGCAGGAGAGGTCAAGTACGTCGCTTATTATCGTGCAGATTGTGAAGGAGGAGATTGAGAAGGTTATGGGGGGGACGGGAGAAGGGGAGAATTCAGTGTCGGGGGATTTACTCGCTCTGTTTACGGGGGAGTTGAATCCGGTGGCCCCCAAAGCCCAGAAGAAGGTCCCAATACCAGAAGG GTTAGATTTGGACGCTTGGATCAACGAACCGCCCGAAGATTCGGACTCGTCAAGCGATCACGAGGTCTTCGACAACCTTTTCATCAAAACGGAAAAATCAGACTATGGCAATTCGGTTCGGTACCAACCGGAACCGACCGAAGAAGAAATCCGCAAAAGTCGCGAAGCCCGAAAATACGAACAACAAAACAATCCGCACTATCTCAAAACATCAGACgttgataaaaatgcaaaCGATAGCAACATTGATAACATCCCAGTTGCTGAAATTGATTTGAACATTCCGTTGAAAGTCGTGGGCCAAAAACGTTCCGACAAATATTTGAACATGAACGCGAGCCGGAAGAAGACGAAAAAGAAGAACAAAAAGAAGAAACACAAGAACGAAAGTTCCTCAGACGAGGAAAATGCGAATGAAGGTCCAGTAGTTGAAGTTAAAAGGGACTTGGAGTTGCCCGAAGGGGCGACTTTGTCGGACTCCGACAGCAGTCACGGGCACGTTGATGACCCCCATAGGGCCCTCAATATCGATCTAGAACT GCCCCCAGTTTACGAAACTCCAGTCAAGGCGGTCGAGGCGAAAGAGGAGgaaaagaaagtgaaaaaatcgaaaaagaaCAAG GGCGAGAAGGAGGAGAaggagaagaagaagaagcaCCATGACAAGGGCGCGAAGAAAGCGAAGAAGGAGAAGAAGGAGAAAGAGGGCAAGTCGAAGAAGAAGAAGCCGACGTCTGGCTACGAGGAAGCGCTAGGTATTTCAACACCCAGCAAGGAATTCCAATGA